The genomic interval CCACACAGATTTGGATTTAAAGAATGCGCTGCTTCATGAAATGATTCATGCTTATATGTGCATCAAAGATAGTAATGATAACCATAGGTACTTTTTAGTACCATGACTGGCCTCTTGTATTACACCTGAATTTctgtctactttttttttttctcgtattGACTAATTTAAAAACTGTGATCAAGCAGTGACCATGGGCCAAAATTCCAGAAACTGATGAATACAATCAATTTAAACTCTGTAGCCGATCCTCATGTAAGTTGAATTCAGGTGTCAATTTTCAATCAGCATGTGCTTAAATATTTCTTATTATCGTAAcgatatttttaattatatccAGCGTCCTCTTGGTGGCTACAGCATAACTGTGTTCCATGAGATCAGAAAGAAATTTTATATACACAAAGTAAGAACCTGATCTTTAAAAGTAAAtcttattttctaatttcagattggCAGCTAACAATCTCTGTAGTGTGAAAGCTGTGGAGATTTGATCAAGTCAACCAAAATCAAAGGACCATCACAGGATGACTGCATTGAGGCAATGGGTGCTAATGACTCGTGTGACAGTTTAATTTGTCACTGGCATTGGTATTAGCTATATatttctttgcattttttttgttccatgCATGCCTTATTGGTATATCTCTAAAGGTGTGTTCGGAATCCCCAGTTCCCAACTCCTCcatctcgttttccgtgcgcacgcttttcaaactgtaaacagtgcgttttttacaaaaagtttctatacgaaagttgctttaaaaaatcatattgatccatttttttaaaaaagattagctaatacttaattaatcatgcgctaatgaaccgctccgttttccgtgcggaggggaTAGGTTCCCATCCTCCATTactgaacacagcctaagagtgCACATAAATATTCATAGAAATATAAGCTAGATGTACATTTTAAAGCTAACTGTGTAATTTCCAAAATGTGTAATTTATTACTCTCTGCCTTGTTAGTGTATCCTTGCAATGTGGGAGGTAGGATGTAAACCTCAGTTTGTGATGAACAAATAAATCAACTATTATTATTGTTAAATTTGACAAAGAGAGATGTTAAACTAAGGAGGTAATGATGGGTGTCTGCTTCAATATCTAACATTTTCTTTGTGTTGTCCTGTCACTTTGGCAATTGCATAATCTAAAAAGTGGTAAATGATCTGACTTAAATTTTCCTTTATTGGAGGTGAAATCGACATGTCCAGCAGCCAAACAAGATTAGTAATACCTGAACAACTATCATGCTCTTTCTCCTCCTTGGGGTCCTGGGATGCAACTTACTCTAAATTTAGTGTCATTGAGTTCATGGATGGAGTCATGATTTGGCTTTctgtattaatatatatataggcacaAGAAGCGGTGCACTGGTAGCTATCACAGAGTTCAAGGATCATCATCAGGTTGTGTAGAGGGTTCAAAAGGTAACATTTGGCTTAAAAAGGAGGTTCCAGTTATGATAACATTTTAAGACCATAAAACAGTCTATTTTGTTGAAATGCCTTGAGATGACTCTTTACTGCAGATATACATTTTAAACTCGTAGTATGCCTACTCATACAAATTGATGATACTGCTAATTTTTGTTGGTAGCTTTATCTGTAGAAGCACCTGATTGCAAAGTTGAAGAATCAGCCCCTGGAAGTTGGCACAATGCGCATACATCAATTAAGGGTGGAAAAGGCAATAAGCATGAACTGGAAGAAACCTCTGCTGGGTTTCCTCCTGATGACTCTATTGGTATTTCTGGAATGGAGTCCTCTTCAAGAGACACAGCTAATAAGAAAATCAAATTGTCAAAGGATATTGGTTTGGACCGTCTAACCGCCACAACTGTTCAGGAAGCACCGAAGCGTCCAAGAACAACCTCACTAAAGAAGAATCAAGAGTGCAGCagacagaagaaaagaaaaataagcaaGTGGGATGGTTCCTACTCTGTAATCATTGAATGGTTGAATTACTATTCTGTGGATGAGTCAGATGAAGATGAGGTGCCTTTGATAAATAAAAGAACCGAAAGAAGAAAGCGGCAGAAGTTACTGAAACTTGTTCTTGCTAGGGAATCCAATAGTGGCAGTGAAGGTGCTAGTTCTACATCTTTTGTAGAAAATGGCAGAAATTCTAGCAGTGCTGGCTCTTACCCCCTAAGCCAGGGGGACAATGACAAATCTGAAAATGTGCAAGCTAATCGAGTTGATGGAAGTTCATTGCCAGATCATCCTGTAAGTAGTCATGTAGCAGCAGAGGATCAAGCTGGCCAAGCTGCATCGTCACCATTGAACTCACCAACTAGAGGTATCATTGTTGACATTTCAGATGGTTGATGGCCAGAGTTCCATTAGTTTCTTTCAGCTGAGGCCTGGACGTACAATTATCCAGACTACAGTTGTAACACTTACTTTTAATTCCTTGCACCTGTCTACTGCTAGACATGCAACGGGACGATCCTGTGAAGCATGTGTCTTGTACATGTCTTCGTTTCTTCCTTTCTcatttcaccttttcttttcttagcaTAGATCAGTTCAGTATACTTAACTCTGTCAGGTTGTGTGACCCATCAGTTTCTCTCCGTACTAGTCTCTTGAAGAACAGCAAAGATCAGGTTTTCTCTTTGGTTGATTGTGTGTGGAAGATCAATCCAAATATGTTCATTTCTTAAGAAGATAAATTCAGTTCTATTCTATTCATAAACTTTTGTAAACCTTCTAAAATCCTTTAATAAACAAGAAGCAAAGTGAGTAATACGAAACCATTCACAAAATAGAGGGAAAAGAGGCCCAAATTCccaagggttaattggattcatggCCCATTTATCCAACCGTCTTATCTCCCTCGTGTCCTTCCCCAATTATCCCCTTCTATCCACCCACACCAGCAAGCCGCTCAGGCGCGCTCTCCGCTCCACCGCCATGGCGTCCAtcaccctcctctccctcgctcCCGCGGCCACATTGCTCCACCTCCCGGCCTCCACTTCGCTCTCCACCTCCTTCGTCGCCGCTCCAGGCCCCATCTCCGGCCGCCGGTCCGTCGTCCTCCgcgcccgcccgcgccgctgcGTCACGGTCGTgtgcagcgccgcggcggccgaggccgcggaggcggagcccgCGGAGAAGTTCCGGCTCGACAACCTGGGCCCGCAGAAggggtcgcggcggcggccgaagcggAAGGGGCGCGGTATCGCGGCGGGGCAGGGCGCGAGCTGCGGGTTCGGCATGCGTGGACAGAAGTCGCGCTCGGGGCCAGGCGTCCGGCGCGGGTTCGAGGGAGGGCAGATGCCGCTCTACCGCCGCATCCCCAAGCTGCGCGGCATTGCTGGAGGTGAGTCTCTTCGAGCTTCCCGCTTCCCCTCCTCGCCCTCAATCGAAGCCTCACACATTCAAATGCACTGGAAATTGAGTGGGAACACGCTAGCACCTTCCATTTGGAATGCAGAAATGCTGGGATTGAGAAGTGACCCGTTGCAAGTTCTACCTTGCGATTGCAGGAATGCATATTGGCTTGCCGAAGTATGTGCCGTTCAATTTGAGAGACTTGGCGCGTGGCGGGTTCAAGGATGGTGACGAGATATCATTGGAATCCTTGAAATCGAGGGGTTTGATTAATCCGTCTGGCAGGGAGAGAAAGCTTCCTCTGAAGGTACACTATACGACGattatccttcttttttttaagtcgGTTCTGTAGATGACCATGTTTTACTGAAAACTGAAATATGAATGCCTTGCATTTGATCTTTGCCAGTGAATTCATCAAGTTCACCAGCAGTCTTGGGTAATCCTTTAGTTGTTGATGTTGTGGATTGAATGgctggccttttttttttcttgtagttCTCAAATGTTGCTGTGTTGGTCTGTCCTTAGCAGCAATTACCAAGTTGAGTATTCGAAGTCTCAAAGTTGTGTGTCGGGATCAATTTTCTTAGCTCGTGTTGGACAAACACGGTATGATTTGACGAGTGTTTCTATTGGCTACTCAAGGATCTAGAACGTATGAGTTATGATGAACCCACACATGGTGTAGGCCTGCATATGAGCATATCTGTCAGGCATAAACATGAAGTGGTATCAAGATCccaacaaaaccatgtgctctTACATGTACCACGGCATGTCTGCATCACTCCCAACATACCCAAAATATTTACTGTTTGTCTCCACTCTTAGTTGGCGGATTGCTGGAGTAGATGCATTAGTGTGCTACTGGGTTGCCCCTTATAGTGGGTAGTGGTGTGGCGCTTGATCACTGATGTGACAAAGACTTCTCCAAGGGTGGAACTTAATGCACCTTGAATAGCATAATTGTTCAACTTTTATTGTTCTTTCTGGTCCTATTTCATTTGATTGATTTTTTCTATACTCTAGGCTCCTAGCTATGTGGTACATATAAGGTAAAACCCACAGGGCTAAAACAGGTATCAAGACCTAAGTCATAATGTGGGGAGCTATCAACTTTATCCTTATGATAGGCTTTTTCCTTCTTGACATCTGATTCTGATGTTCAGCAGATGGCGTTCCTTTCATCTTTGTTTGAGTACAATGATACTGCAATGTTGCTGTTGTTATTGTATCTTTTATCATGCGGGTAGTATTAGTATGCTAACTTTTGAAAACCTATCTGTAGATTTTAGGAGATGGTGATGTATCAGTCAAGTTGAATATCAAGGCTGGGGCATTCTCTGCTTCAGCCAAGGAGAAGCTCGAGGCAGCTGGTTGTACTTTAAGTCTGGTACCAAAGCGGAAGAAATGGCTACCACAATCTTATCTGAAGAACCAAGCTCGTGCAGAAGAATACTTTAGCAAGAAAAATGGTGGTGCTGGTGAATCTGATGAAGCATCTGCATAGAATTCATATACACTGTACTTCTCCTTTACCCTTTTctttaacatatacttatttCTCTTACCTTGTTCCAAAAGTTCCACGTTCAACGAATTTTGAATCTGTGCGATATGcaagcattttttttgtgtgtttccTGTTTAAATGGAGAAAAttccttctatacccctgaaagTTTAGCCAATCCCTTCTACGCCTCCGAGTTTTGTCCACTCCTTTGTATGCCCCTGAATTTTGGTTTTGATCCCTTTCATACCCATACCGTTAGTTGAATGTTTAATTCTAATGAAAAGGACCTTTTTGCCCTTAGACATGAAGGAAATCTAAAAATTGTAGACTAGCTATATTGTTGGAAGtgtataattttgttatataaGACTATCATATTCATGACTTTATTGTACAAGGTATTATTCATggcaaagtttatttttacctAATGACAtaaaaactaatatttatttaCCTACTAAAAGAGTATATGTAGCATTTGTTTATGGTAGTTCAACATATTTTCTCctgttgtatatattatataggaaTGCTTTCCAAAACTATGtttatcatttaaaaaaaatgctacatgtactttttaaatatatattaaattttttatgtacATAAAACTTATGAATATGATAATCACACAACAAATTTTATACTTCCAACAATATAGTTTACAAATTTCTACATATTCCTCACATATTGAAGGGTAAAACTGACTTTTATATACCTATTAAACGGTCAATTAACGGCAAGGGTATGGAAGAGATCCAAATCAAAATTCAGAGGTATACAAGGGAGTGAAGGAAATTCATGGGCATAGAAGGGATCGGctaaaatttcaggggtatggaaggaattttctctcttttaaaTGTGATGTATGTCAAATGTCAGTATGCAtaccccccaacacacacacccTCACCCTCTTGTGATCTTGCACTTATACTTCAAGTTGCCTATAGTATTGTTGTCCATGTTGTGTTATAGTTTGGTGACAGTCTTTCTAAACAAAAACAATGATGGTTCATCTAGGAGCTAAACTCTGTTTCGCTTATTTGGTCCTGCCTTTTTCAAAAGAAGGTAGTTATCATTTCAGTGTCTTAATTGATGCCCATATGTGATAATGTGAACTTGTGGGCTTCTTAATTGTCCATGTATACATTTCGTGATTTCCTGGGAAAGTGGACAGCTGGACACACATGGGGGCATGCACACTTAATTGCTGCACTGTTCATCTAGTGACAAGAATGGGCAAATGTTATATAGGGTTGCAAGTCATTCTATGTGTGCTTAACAATTGATTTTGAACACAAATTTCAACAGAACTCATCCATGAATATTGCTTGTTTGAAGAAGTTATATAAGGACACTGCTATATCTACTGTCACATAAATTACAAGTAGTTTCTTGTTTGACTTAATACAATAAGGACAGCACATCCCTCCTCAAAGGCTCAAACTGACTACAGTTATATCATCATTTTGAACTTCATGTTCATGTTCTCTCATTTTTTATTCAGGGATTTAAATCGCCACTTACTGCTGCTTGTTTCTTTAGGAGTTAGTTCAAAGGGTGACATAACTCACCTTTTACCGCAGCTTGAAattctttttcctctctctttgATTCATTCTTGCACCCTCTTGCTCCCTGTGGACGTTGATGCTTCTTTTGTTTGATTTGCTTCTTGTTTCAATCGTTTACATAATCTCAATTATACCTCATACTTGTCATTTTCCTGCTGTTTTTCGACATTTCTTTAGGAAAAGAAGTCTTGACTATTTAGGTAAATTCTATTCCATCTTTGACTGTGAAGGTGTTAATTTGTTGAGATGTTTCCCATTTGATCAAAAACAATTATTTATGGCCTTTTGATGATAAAATTTATTTGTATTTTAGATTAACACGCAAATCATCGCCCTCATTCGGGCCCTAGGTCCACGCAGCATCGGGAGAATGACTGGCAAATAAGGGTTTGGGTAAATTTCCAGTGGCATAGAAGAAAATTTACCCTTCATTTCAGTGTGCAGTGCAGATTTGCTATGAACTGCGTACCAAGATCTTGACTAGTTGTGCTTGCATTGCATGTTCATATCAGCAATTTAATACTAcccccgtttcatattataagactttttagcattgtccacgTTCATAtggatgctaatgaatctagacaagcCACTAGCCTATTATTGCAATGTAGTTGTCCTTAACTACGATTGCAAGCATTAGAAAACTTATATTTCCTTCCAAATTGATCCAAGGTActctttgtttcaaaatatagcgAACTTGGACTGAATGCGACATcctagggcctgttcactttgatgcccaaaagttgccaaaattttggcatagttaccaaaattttggcaactatttcttatatagttatcaaaatttggcagcaaactaaatgtagccacttttttagcaactttaccaaaatttggtaaggttgaaaatggcatcaaagtgaacaggcccctagtataataaatttgggacggaaggagtaagctagataaaaatgaagtcatttatttattgttgcATATTTAATCATAAATAGAGATATCACCATGGAATTAGATTGGTGTATACGTATGCTTCGTGCTACTGATCCGAAGACTCCCCTGCCAAGGGATCGGATCTCTTGCTCATGGATTATGCGTGTGAGTAGACAGATGATCTATGATCACCACTGTGCCATGTCGGGCAAGATTTGTGGCGCGAAGTTAGCATCAAGTTGGAATACATTCAAGAACTCTGTTCtggatgaatttggacatagcAGAATGCTAAATGGCGACAGGCTGTTATTAGAGGGCGATGTGCTTTTCATGTTGTTTCGGGGGAACTGAAGACACTAGTACTGTAGCACATACATCTGACTTGTTGCTTCTGCCTCTCGAACTGATCCAGCAATGCGTGTAATAATAATCCAGCAGTATCAGTAATTAGTAAGCGTATAAGGATGGTATTAGTGTTGATCGGGATATTGTAGAAGGATGGATGTATTATAGTGTTGATCGGGATACTTAGAACTACGAGTGATAGCTTCGTGCTACGCTGTTCTATAGTCAATGTGGCACAGGAGAAACGCTAGTATGGCCTATCAGAGCACTATCAGCTGCCGCCATCAAGCAAAGCTGAGGCCGGGCTGTCCAGGTTGCTTCAGGGCTTTGGGAGCTTTCGATTGCTTTCCACTCCCCTCCATCTCCATGGCGCACAACAGCGACGCCCCGTGAATGCACGACGATGCATCGTGCAACGCAATCGCGTCGCCATAACTCCCCGCTCCCTTTCACGCCAGCCTAACAACCAGACCCCATCGTCCCGGTGTGGCATGGCAAGGCATCGCAAGTCGCAAGCCAAACCCCGCCCGCAAGCCGAGGGAAGGAGAccaaacaccccccccccccccccccccccccccacacacacacaccctcATTTCCTCGGCCCAACCAACACCCACCCCCCGGTCCGTCGCCAGCCAAACGCATTTAACGCCTCCCAACCGCGCCACGCGCGCCTGCGGGTGCCCGACCACCAATCCCCGCTGCTTCTCCCCGCGTCCAACGCCACGCGACGCGCGACGCCAAGTTGCCACGACCCAGCGAGGTGAGGAGTGCGCGGGGGAGCAAAACCCAGCGCAGCCGCGCTGCGGCCACCGGCAACGCCGCGCCGCGACCACGCAACCGGGGAAAAAAGCCCATCTTGTCACCTTCCTCGGCCATTAACTGCGATCCCTCCAGCTAGCCACCACAGCTTAGCTCGCGCCAGCCTCGCGTCCACAcgcccacccacccacccacccggCGCTGAGCTGCGCCTCGTCCGCATTTACTAGCATCCGATCGGTCTGATGCCCGTGTGAGGTCGTGACCGTGATGACCCAGCCACGCAACGCACGCAGCCGTCGAGCACCTGGATCGAACGGCCGGCTTTCATCCTCACCGGGGAGTCGACCGTCGCCATAAATGTAAAAGCGATTAACGTCCTCCACACCGGAGCATGATTGATGTTTTGAGGCGGAACGGAAACTGAGGAAGAAAGCCGTCTTCTCTATTCAAGGAAGAGCCTGTCCCGGAAAACATGTCGGCACGGCGACTGCATTTATTTACGTGTTACAGCCGTATAAACAGAGGGATATTGGAAATTCGACAAAGGGTAAGAAAGGGATAATCAGACAATTTTGGATTATTGTACATCTAGTGGCAAGGGCATGTTTGGCTTTCAGCTCCTCCGAAGTGAAGCGGGCTAGACCGCTAAAGCGCTCCCACCGAGACTGTATTGGGTTTAGGCTACTCTACAATTTtatttcaaatctaactattagagttaaatttaaaagttggaGTTCTTCTCAGCTAGTCCTTTAATTGTCAACCATAGCAGATCCGGCATGTTAGTAAACCCACGTCATTGTCAGAATTTATAACAGAAATGGAATTCTAGCTTAAGAGAGGAATAAAACGTGAGCTAATGAGCACAACTCACTTCAACCAGTAATTAGATGGATCATGTCTGACCGGTTGCATGAAGTGCGAGTCGATTTTAATCTAGTAAGATGAACTCAACTTCAGTTAGTAATTAGATGGATCATGAGTTCGGTTCGAGCTAAAACTCCCAACGACGGATCATGAGTAGCTCGTGCCCTCTccttcaaatttttttgtaCAATCTCCTAACATATTCCATTTCTTATCACCAAAAGTTTTAAGACCGGAACCACTGatttttcaggaacaaagaAGGACTGAAATATCTCAGTTTAATActacctctatcccaaaataagtgcagccatggatATCCGTacccaatgtttgaccgtccgttttatttgaaaaatttatgaaaaaattgaaaatatttagtcacacgtaaagtactattcatattttatcatctaatagcaataaaattactaatcataaaaattttcaaataagacgaacggtcaaatgttaaaCGTGAAtaatgcaaaactgcacttattttgggacggagggagtaggcagtTGTAATCAGGTAGTCATCTCAGGAATAAATTACGCATGTCTGTATTTGGAAGAGTAATGTAGTAATACTGTACTAGGGTTTTCGCAAATCAAAAGAGATTAATTGGTGTGCAGTGTAGGCCTACCACAGTGTAGGCCTACCAGTCTACCAGAGACTATGCGTGTATCCCTTTCGCCAGTAACGATACGGATTGCAACTGGAGCCTATGAGATTCGATCACGCCCGTCAATTCCccaatccctctccctcttcatgGATCCTGACACGAACAATCGAACAACCACGGCCACGCTAAattggaaaattaaaaaaatatataataattaatctcCTGTGAATGATCATTCCTTATGTGACACATCAGACAAAGTATATCGATTTAATCCGTGTTTatagcgaaaaaaataaaaataaaaggaagacaagaaaaaaaaattaagaagcgAGGGAGGGGAAAGGAGGAAAGAAGAAAACACCACAAATTAAGAAGCTCCAAAGTTTGAGGACGCACGCTTCGCGGGTGACGTACAGGTGTAGGGGAGgtaatgcggcggcggcgcgacggccgcCGGCAAGGGCGAGGCTGAGGCTACCATGGATTCGATCACAGCTTGACGACCTCCGGGATGTCGACGGGGTAGCGGTGGATGCAGTCGTCCCACGGCCCGTCGGCGGGCGTCTTGACGGTGCGGAGGCACTTCCAGACGGCGCTGTTGCACTTGAATCCGCTGCCGAAGCCGATCTGCCAGACGCGGTCGCCGCGGCGCATGCGCCCCTTGGCCTCGATGTAGGCGAGCTCGTACCAGAGCGAGCTGCTCGACGTGTTGCCGAACCGGTGCAGCGTCATGCGGGACGCCTCCACGTGCTGCGCGGACAGGTCCAGGTTCTTCTGCAGCTCGTCGATCACGGCGCGTCCCCCGGCGTGGATGCAGAAGTGCTCGAACGCCAGCTTGAAGTCCGGGATGTACGGCTTCCACTTCTTGTTGATGAGCTTGCGGCCGACGAGGCGGAAGAAGAAGAGCAGCTGCTCCGACATGGGCAGCACCAGCGGGCCGATGGTGGTGATGTTCGACTtgagcgcgtcgccggcgatggccatCAGCTCCTTGGACAGCGAGATCCCCGAGTGCCCctgctcgtcctcctcctcgtacaCGCACCGGTACGCGCGGTCGTCGGCGCCCTTGTGCGTGCGGACCACGTGCATCAGCCTGTACTTGgccctcctcgcctccctcctcctgtTCGACAGCAggatcgccgccgcgcccatccGGAACAGGCAGTTGGGCAGCATCATGTCCCGCCGGGTTCCCCAGTAGAAGTTTGGTGTGATGATCTCCGTCGACACCACCAGTGCGTTCGAGTTGGGATGCACCTGCGCGTGTCCGTCCATGTCGCTCGTTAATGGCTCACCTGATTAGTTAGTTAGCTAAACAGTAGTAACATCAAAGAGCTGGCTAGTACTTACCTGGAGCATGTCGCGGGCGAGGTCGAGGGAGATGAGGCCGGCGCTGCAGCCCATGCCGGACAGGTTGAAGCTGCGGATGTTGCTGCGGAGCTTGTACTTGTTGATGATCATGGCGGAGAGCGACGGTGTCGGGGAGAAGAGACTGCAGTTGACGACG from Oryza glaberrima chromosome 3, OglaRS2, whole genome shotgun sequence carries:
- the LOC127768793 gene encoding uncharacterized protein LOC127768793 isoform X2, which encodes MRGSDPDRGGGEPDISKLFCHYNALYFHDSLGTCAVSWATDEDPLPNREVGGCEYYPGGGGCIILLSRSLYEHHTDLDLKNALLHEMIHAYMCIKDSNDNHSDHGPKFQKLMNTINLNSVADPHRPLGGYSITVFHEIRKKFYIHKCESCGDLIKSTKIKGPSQDDCIEAMGANDSCDSLICHWHWHKKRCTGSYHRVQGSSSGCVEGSKEAPDCKVEESAPGSWHNAHTSIKGGKGNKHELEETSAGFPPDDSIGISGMESSSRDTANKKIKLSKDIGLDRLTATTVQEAPKRPRTTSLKKNQECSRQKKRKISKWDGSYSVIIEWLNYYSVDESDEDEVPLINKRTERRKRQKLLKLVLARESNSGSEGASSTSFVENGRNSSSAGSYPLSQGDNDKSENVQANRVDGSSLPDHPVSSHVAAEDQAGQAASSPLNSPTRGIIVDISDG
- the LOC127768793 gene encoding uncharacterized protein LOC127768793 isoform X1, which translates into the protein MRGSDPDRGGGEPDISKLFCHYNALYFHDSLGTCAVSWATDEDPLPNREVGGCEYYPGGGGCIILLSRSLYEHHTDLDLKNALLHEMIHAYMCIKDSNDNHSDHGPKFQKLMNTINLNSVADPHRPLGGYSITVFHEIRKKFYIHKCESCGDLIKSTKIKGPSQDDCIEAMGANDSCDSLICHWHWHKKRCTGSYHRVQGSSSGCVEGSKALSVEAPDCKVEESAPGSWHNAHTSIKGGKGNKHELEETSAGFPPDDSIGISGMESSSRDTANKKIKLSKDIGLDRLTATTVQEAPKRPRTTSLKKNQECSRQKKRKISKWDGSYSVIIEWLNYYSVDESDEDEVPLINKRTERRKRQKLLKLVLARESNSGSEGASSTSFVENGRNSSSAGSYPLSQGDNDKSENVQANRVDGSSLPDHPVSSHVAAEDQAGQAASSPLNSPTRGIIVDISDG
- the LOC127768794 gene encoding 50S ribosomal protein L15, chloroplastic → MASITLLSLAPAATLLHLPASTSLSTSFVAAPGPISGRRSVVLRARPRRCVTVVCSAAAAEAAEAEPAEKFRLDNLGPQKGSRRRPKRKGRGIAAGQGASCGFGMRGQKSRSGPGVRRGFEGGQMPLYRRIPKLRGIAGGMHIGLPKYVPFNLRDLARGGFKDGDEISLESLKSRGLINPSGRERKLPLKILGDGDVSVKLNIKAGAFSASAKEKLEAAGCTLSLVPKRKKWLPQSYLKNQARAEEYFSKKNGGAGESDEASA
- the LOC127767895 gene encoding 3-ketoacyl-CoA synthase 6-like, with protein sequence MPGAAGYSGSVKLKYVKLGYQYLVNHFLTLLLVPVMAATALELARMGPGELLSLWRSLQLDLVHILCSVFLVVFVGTVYFMSRPRPVYLVDYSCYKPPPSCRVPFATFMEHTRLITDDEKSVRFQTRILERSGLGEETCLPPANHYIPPNPSMEASRAEAQLVIFSAIDDLVRRTGLKPKDIDILVVNCSLFSPTPSLSAMIINKYKLRSNIRSFNLSGMGCSAGLISLDLARDMLQVHPNSNALVVSTEIITPNFYWGTRRDMMLPNCLFRMGAAAILLSNRRREARRAKYRLMHVVRTHKGADDRAYRCVYEEEDEQGHSGISLSKELMAIAGDALKSNITTIGPLVLPMSEQLLFFFRLVGRKLINKKWKPYIPDFKLAFEHFCIHAGGRAVIDELQKNLDLSAQHVEASRMTLHRFGNTSSSSLWYELAYIEAKGRMRRGDRVWQIGFGSGFKCNSAVWKCLRTVKTPADGPWDDCIHRYPVDIPEVVKL